The Leptolyngbyaceae cyanobacterium genomic sequence ATGATATCTTGATTTGTTTTTGCTGCTTTGATTGCTTCTTGTTCCGCCCAGTATTTAGATTTTTTGTAATCACCGATCAGTTTTTCTACCGGACTTTGATAAGTTTCATCGGCGATACCTGCTTCTTTCACTCCGATGGCGGCGACGGAACTGGTGTACACGGTGCGATCGATCCCTGCTTGACGCGCTGCTGCTAAAATGTGGCGGGTTCCCAATACATTATGGCGGTAAAGTAAATCTTTGTCGGCTTGCCAAAGGGAATAATGAGCAGCTACATGAAATAGTACATCACAACCAGTCATCAAGTGGGATAAATTGGGATCGTTGAGATCGCTTTTGACGAGTTCTACATCTATATTATGTAAGTTATCTAAACGGCTATCTGCACGGACTAGTGCTTTTACTTGATATCCTTCTTCGACTAACAAGCGAACTAAGTTTGCACCGATAAAACCTGTTCCGCCTGTCACAAATGCTGTTTTGGTCATTGTTGATTGCGATGAAAAATTGGTTAGTAGTGAGGACTTTAGTCCTCATTTTGTCCGGGGATAAGGACTGAAGTCCTTACTACGAACTGGGGGAATAAGGACTGAAGTCCTTACTACGAACTGGGGAAGAAAGGACTGAAGTCCTTACTACGAACCGATCTAAAATTGTTTACGAGGTTGCCATTCTTCGATCAAATCGTAGACGATGGGAACGACGATTAAGCTGAGGATAGAAGAAGTTACTAAACCACCTGCGATCGCAATTGCCATTGGTGCTCGTAATTCCGCACCTGCGCCTAATCCTAAAGCAAGGGGTAACATACCTAATATAGTAGAAACGGTTGTCATCAAGATTGGTCGAAATCGGACTGGCGCTGCTTTCAGGATGGCATCTGTGCGATTGAACCCGACTTTGCGTAACTGTTTGATGTAATCTACTAGCAAAATGGCGTTTTTGTTGGCTAAGCCGAGTAAAAACACGAAGCCGATTAAGGATATCATACCAAAATCGCTATTTGTAAATAGTAGTGCCTGGATTGCTCCCACTAATCCTAGCGGTAATGACAAACAAATAATTAGGGGATCGATCCAACTTTTGAACAAAAATACTAACACTAGAAAAATGCACAAAGCAGATAAAGTTAAAGTTGTGCCGAAACTGCTAAATACTTCGTTGCTGCGGGCGGAATCTCCTCCTAAATTTAAAGAAATGTCAGGAGGTACGACATTTTTAGCTTCTGCCAAAATAATATCGGTGGCTTGACCGATGGTGAGATTTTGGCTGAGGTTAGCATTAAGATAAACGGATCGCTTACCGTCGCGATGTTCGATTTGAAAAGGAGTACCGTCTTCACTCGTTGCACCGGTGATGGTGATATCGACAAATCCCGATATTCTTTCAATTTTTTGTTGGAGTTTGCGGACAGTTTCGCTTAATGTTTGCAAATTATCGCCTGTTAAGGCAAGTTGCAGTGGTTTTTGTCCGCCAGTATCGACAAATTGAATATCTTCGACGCTGGTAGTTACGCCTGGTAAAGTAGGTAATTGCTGACGAATTTGGTCTTGGATTTGGGCGGTGTGAAGTTGGCGATCGTCTTTTAATTTGACATAAATATTGCCTCGATTCGGTTCTCCTTGACGAGAACCTACGACAGTAAAGACTGTTTTTACTTCTGGCGATCGCAAAACTACTTGTTCTAGTTGTTTTGCAACATCGAGAGATTCTTGTAAAGGATTTGCTTCTTCACCGGCGGAGGATCTCAACCATTCTGGTAAGTAAGCGATCGCTGATATGGGGGCGCGATAGGTAATATTAAATTCACCGCGATCGAGTTTGGGAATAAAACCTTTGGGAATAAACGGAATTAAAGCTAAACTTCCCACAAAAATTATCATCGCTAAACTGATGACGATTCCCCGATGTTTGAGCGACCAAGCTAACAGATTTTGATAACCTTGGTTAAAGTTAACCCAAATTCTATTCTCCCGCAAAGAAGGTTGACCACTATTCGGTTTGAGCCAAAATACGGCTAAAACTGGCGATAAAGTCCGCGCCACTAGCATAGAGGTAAGCATCGCAGCGGAAACCGTGATGCCGAAAGGTTTGAAAAATTGGCCAATTGTCCCGCTCATTAAGGCAATGGGCAGAAATACGGCGACTGCGGTTAAAGTGGAGGCAATGACTGGTAATCCCACTTCGTCAGTAGCTAACAGGGCGGCGGTGCGGGGTTTTTCTCCTCGATCGATATGGCGCATGATATTCTCGACATCGACGATCGCATCATCGATCACGCTACCGATCACTAATGCTAAAGCTAACAGGGTAATGGTTTCTAGGTTAAATCCGTAAATTGCCATCACGATGAACGTTCCCAACAGAGATATCGGGATCGCCAAAGCAGAAATTAATGTTGCTCGCCAGTTCCACAAAAATGGGAAAATAACGATCGCA encodes the following:
- a CDS encoding efflux RND transporter permease subunit, with product MVKLNRKIPLRKLFNISRLAIAHPRIALGFWIAAIVAGLLAFSSLKYALFPDITFPVVVVNASAPFAEATATEAKLTQPIEQSLESIPKLDRVRSSSYPNQSVISLSFAVGTNLEKSTAQVESKLQQLKLPEGSTYKVIPFNLNESAAVSYAIRSPSQNLADLTKIAQERILPSIAELPGVLKVSLLGAQAEGEQESNSQSLITIQDSLVSFGGVDALAFQVIKKADANTLEVVSAVEKEVVRLQSLFPEVQFILAATQAEYIRAATQATIDALLEAIALSAIVIFPFLWNWRATLISALAIPISLLGTFIVMAIYGFNLETITLLALALVIGSVIDDAIVDVENIMRHIDRGEKPRTAALLATDEVGLPVIASTLTAVAVFLPIALMSGTIGQFFKPFGITVSAAMLTSMLVARTLSPVLAVFWLKPNSGQPSLRENRIWVNFNQGYQNLLAWSLKHRGIVISLAMIIFVGSLALIPFIPKGFIPKLDRGEFNITYRAPISAIAYLPEWLRSSAGEEANPLQESLDVAKQLEQVVLRSPEVKTVFTVVGSRQGEPNRGNIYVKLKDDRQLHTAQIQDQIRQQLPTLPGVTTSVEDIQFVDTGGQKPLQLALTGDNLQTLSETVRKLQQKIERISGFVDITITGATSEDGTPFQIEHRDGKRSVYLNANLSQNLTIGQATDIILAEAKNVVPPDISLNLGGDSARSNEVFSSFGTTLTLSALCIFLVLVFLFKSWIDPLIICLSLPLGLVGAIQALLFTNSDFGMISLIGFVFLLGLANKNAILLVDYIKQLRKVGFNRTDAILKAAPVRFRPILMTTVSTILGMLPLALGLGAGAELRAPMAIAIAGGLVTSSILSLIVVPIVYDLIEEWQPRKQF